In the Sorghum bicolor cultivar BTx623 chromosome 4, Sorghum_bicolor_NCBIv3, whole genome shotgun sequence genome, TTCGGCTGCTTCCGCCCCGCCAAGACCCGGCCTCTGCCGCGGTGAGCGCGGCCGCTCGAGGCTGGAGTAATTTTCGACCGCCGGCCGGTGAAGGGCGCGGCATGCGATGGACAGCTCGTCCCGGAGGACTGCGGATGGAGATGGAGGCCCGGAACTGAAGCCATGAGGCTGGCATCTTTCCTTTCTCCATCCATTAGTACTGTAACGACTACTAATGTACTGTACTTGGTTTAAAGAGGAGCTTTGTCATCGAAGTTTTCCTTGTTGCTGCGTGAGCTCAGTTTTTCGGTTGTCCATTAACCAGGGTTACCGTATCATTTGCCCCATGAATTGTAGTATTGTACTGTGAGCTCTGTTTCTGGCGCTTAATTCGACTTATCGAAGAGGCACAAGAGAGAGAGAGTCAACGAAAGGGGTTGCGTGTCTGCAACACCAGACAACAAAAACAAACTTCTATACGtagtccttgtttagttgtaatttttttttgcaaaatggaactGTAGCGCTTTCGTTTGtagttgacaaatattgttcaatcatagactaactaggctcaaaagattcgtctcgcaaattacagataaactgtgtaattagttatttattttatctatatttaatgattcatgcatgtcccgcaagatttgatgtgacgagaaatctgaaaaattttacaaaatattcatagaactaaacaaggcctaatcctATATATTATACTAAAAAGGACACACACAAGAAGAGAAACCGTCAGCGAGGGTTATATATAATCTGAGACTTGCGTATACGAAGAAAAAGAACTGCATGAGATaggacaaaggccttgtttagttccgaaaattttttggatttcgctactgtagtactttcatttttatttgacaaatattgtccaatcatgaactaactaggattaaaagattcatctcgtaatttacagacaaaccgtgtaattagtttttgttttcgtatatatttaatgcttcatgcatgtgtcgcaagattcgatgtgacggagaatcttaaaaacattttggatttcgaggtgaactaaacaaagccaaaaTAAAATGACGAGAAAAGTCTTAAAGTCAAAGTCAGCCTTTAGACTTGCCTTTTTGGACTTGTTTTTAGTCCTTTCTCTCTCTGTCGCAAATCGCAATGGTGGGGGTTGGTGGCGGGATCCATATCTATCTGCAGTTTTGTCATGGACTCATGGCTGCAGTGGTagtgaggtcttgtttagtttccaaaaattttcaagattctccatcacatcgaatcttgcggcacatgcatgaagcattaaatatagacgaaaacaaaaactaattacgcagtttacctgtaaatcgcgagacgaatcttttgatcctagttaatctatgattggataatatttgccacaaacaaacgaaagtgctacagtagcgaaatccaaaatttttctcaaactaaacaaggcctgagattAGAAATTTCAGCATTATATTTTCGTTcatatgtactccctccattggaaaaaaattatataatttTAACATAGTATCGAGTTAAATTGTTTTAAAATTTTATACAAAAAGAAAATCAGAAATAAGTATTACATTCATCATAAGATAATATTTCTTAGTATAcaaatatttttctataaatattaatttagAATTATATCTTTTCTGGACCGAGGTGGTATTTACTAGTGTTACATTGCTTAAAAAAGGCAGGCATGCACGATATCGCCATGTGAATCAGACAGTTGTTCAGAACGTTGACCCAGAAGTCGACGCCAAGCTTTGGTCCCCTTGGCATGGCATTTGCTAGCCCAGCTGGCACTCTGTCGTCACACAGGACTCTAGTGCTGATATACGCAGAGTGTTTCTgggctgaggccttgtttagtttctaaaaaattttacaaaatttttcagattctccgtcacatcgaatctgtagacacatgtatgaaatattaaatatagacaaaaataaaaacaaattgcacagtttggtcggaattgacgagacaaatcttttgagcctagttagtctatgatcggacaatatttgtcaaatacaaacgaaaaggctacagtgtcaattttgcaaaatattttgaaactaaacaaggcctgaaacaatttgagccttgtttacttaccattttgcaaaacggtAAAGATTTACAACACACCGAATCTTAGGCCAGTCTGTATAGTTTTATggtacagttaccaagactataaactaggtaaccgagccacataagtttcatggggatgaaactcctatctcatctgatgaaacttcttTATTTAATGGCCctaccaagtcagcaattttgcttatgtggcaccatatttaatgtgcatgacattctcataaaacatgcattgagactgaccttataatacatacatagatcattaaatacagataaaaaataactaattatatagttcgtctgtaatttgcgagacgaatcttttgaacctaattagtttatagttaaataataattatcaaaatcaaatgaaagtactacagtgatattttgcaaaatttttcaccaactaaacaaggccttacaacaTAATACTAGTACTAGTATTCTGTTTTTCACACCGATTGGAGTATATATACGTCCTTTATTACTCCTTGTGTTGTCTTCCTGTCGCCGCTTACAGACAGTCTTTGTCTGGCCAGACCTGTGACAGCCGATCGATTCTGCActcagaagtctaaaccaacaCGTCGACACTGCCAGTGTGAAATCAGAAAAAGTCGACGACGACTAGACCGTCCATGATCCACCACGACCCTGTCCGCCGTCGCGACTCGCGAGCCGGCCGGTTTGCTTCCAAGGACGGCATGCGATGTGATGCGGCTCACTGGACCTGTGGCACTGGCTGAATGGCACGGACGGATTGATACTAAAGCTGGCGTAACTAACGCATGCGTTGCATATTTGCATGGTTGATGGTTCGGGGTCGAGGTTCAGTGCACGAACCTGTCGTaatctatatatataaatatatatatgacataTATTCGCGTCTCGTACCAAAGTTGTAAACATGACGCGCGCGGGACCGCCACActttaggctttgtttggacGTAaccggattcacatcaatctaCATGTATTGGGTAGGTTAGAGTAGAATTTGAACTAAATTTCATCCAAATCTACTCCAACAAATATGGATTAAGTTGAATCCGTCGACATCAAATAGCCTTAGCTCACCACGGCAACCGcatgcgacggcgacggcgacggcgacgggtcCGGTGCCACGCACGGCCGGTATGCTTTTGTTGCGGCGAGGCAAATGGATGGGgtccctgggcggccgcccggtCCGCATGGGTCCGCAGACCCCACCGTGGATTTCAGTGCTCCAAACACACGGTGGTGACAGAAATCAACGGAGTTTTGTGTTCAGTGCTCCAAACACAACACACAATCATAGGAGTAACAACCTGCGCACTCCCTCTACCAAATCTACGGTGGTGACAGAAATCCATGCCGCTTTTACTCGCAtatacaggccttgtttagttcaaaaaaaatttgcaaaatttttagatttttcgtcacatcaaattttacgacacatgcatgaagcatgaaatatagataaaaaaataactaattacacagtttgcatgtaatttacgagatgaatcttttaagtctacttAGCCTATGTTTGgataatattttatattttgtaaaaaaatttacaagtAAAGAAGACCATAGTCGCATCAGGTGATCAGGCTGAAAAGGGCTCGAGTGGAGGACAGAAGGGCTCACGGCAGGCAGCAGGCACGCACCTTTCGCCGTCGTAATCCGGAGGGGAGGGGGTCCCCGCGCGGCGAGCTTTTCCCACGGCCAGGGCCCAGGGGGGGACAGGTGGCGCGCCTGGCCGGCAGCCCGCCGCTCCTTCCCTGCAACTTTCCGGCCTCGCTCCGCCCCCAAATCCCAAGAGCTGATGGGGGCAGCGGCGCACCCAAGCAAAACTGTAAAAGAAGCTtccactcactcgctcactcccAGTTGGCCAGCCAGTAGCTCAGTTCGCCACCACTTCCCCGCCCCAGGCCAGCCAGAGTTCCCCCATCAGGCGAATCCGTCCGTCCACCCGTCGCCATcgcgagcctcttctgctgcAGTTCTCGCCTTTTTCTCCCTCCTTTCGCTCGCTGCCGGCTCGGCCTCATTCGGGCATCCTCGGCGCGCACGCCACCGTCCGCGGGAGCGAGGAGCAGCAGTAGCGCAGTGCAATCTTATAAAATGGGCACGCACGGCACAAGCCGCGGCCTCACTCTCCCGGCGTGCTCGCGCTCCCCACCTCAGCTCAGCTTCAGCCCGCCGCTCTCCAAGGTGACCAACGCCATGAGTCCCGGAGGTGGGCGCGTGGGGGACGGCAGCGAGAAGCCGCCCCCGCCGACTCCGGGAGCACATCCCCGCTACATCCCAAAGAGAGGGTCGGTGCTGAAGGGGATCGTTCGCGGCGTGCTGGACCTCATCTCCACGCCGATCGGCGCGCCAGCGAACTCCGGCGGTCACCGCGTGCGCCCGGCGCCGGTCGGGGAAGGAGGTGATGGCGCGGTGCAGGGGAAGTAGGTGGATGGGAGTGGGATTTGTTTGCGCGCTCTACGGTGACGATCGGCTCTCGACGGCCCACTCTTTTTATATGGGCCGTCTGTTCTAGTTACCTCCTGCCTGCTGCTTTGTTTGTGTTGTCGTAGCATCTTTGCAGTTTGTTCTTAAAACTTCTTATTACGCATCGTGGGTCTTGGTGTTTATGTCTTGTCTCAAACCACACTACTAGTGCTTCTAGAGCCTGTGCTGTATTTTGGTTTCTGCAGATGATTTTGAGCAACTGAGGAGGTATCTCAGGTGCCGGTCACTTCAATTTCCTTGTGCTAAGTGCTTTTCGGTTTTTgagatgcttatatttttcggtTTCTGAGATGTTCCATTTCATAAGAAGGGCAGCCGAGCACCGTAAAAACGAATGAGAAAGCAAACTCTACAGGTTCAAGCATGTATGCAGCTACTAACAAGCTTTGATGCGACAGCCAACGCTACACGAGATGATCTCCCCGAAGAAGCCATGCGAAATGATCAGAGTTTGCATGCATTTCACGGACTGACAATTTTTAGGTCCAGCCGTCCAGGTTGTGGATTTTacccttttcttatctttttttttgattGATTGAAAGAACGTGAGTTTACTTAACCTACCCTTCGTTTGTCAGAATCTTGTCCAGAGCTCGTAATTCTCAAGTTTAACACGAGATGTCAGACTCAGCTTGTACATGGAGTTTGTTTGTCCAATGCCAATTGCATTGGCAATGAAAAAAATACTAGTAAAACTTATTCAACCATGACTCATCAATTGCTAGTGTTGCATTAGTTTGTAAAGGTGACGTAGAGCCAATCGAATCTTTCCTGGAATACAATTTTACATGCATGCCAAAGTTCATGCAACCATGCCGGACGGATACTTTTGTTTCCCCATGATTGTCATCCAATGTCAAAACCCATAAGCGAACTGCGGATAATATAGTTTTACTGTTACAATTGCATCTCATTGGTCCACAAATTAGGTAGTACTATATAAAGCGTACTCTACAACTCTAGTGCTGTTTTTGCACCTGGAATCGGATACTACAGAtgctaaagaaaaaaaagaagaagaaatgaTAATCAATCTGGGCAAAACCATTTCGGTTTGTTTCTGGAGTATCCTACACCTGGCCCTCACTTGAAGCCAATCACCTCCATCAGGTTTTGAGCAAACCGTTGGACTTGGATCAGAAATCATTTCTGACACCGTTGGTTGGGTGACGATTGCTTGAAGTGGCACAAATGAGTACATTAACAAGAAGATGCAACGGAACAAATCCAGATCAAGGCAAAATGTCTAGACAAAACTGCTGGATTATGCATGTTATTGGCTCAACTGCATTATCCAACTATGTTACCATGCTGAATGTTTCGTATCTATTCCTGAACCACGATCTTGTAAAAGATGTGACAACCACAAAAAAGCTTCTGTCAGTGAACCAACTGAACCAAAATCTTTGGACTAACCTTTAACTTTCTTGGACCTCTTTGGGAAAAGCTTGTGCCCCTCAAGGTGAACCTGTTGGTGCATCTGCTCCCATATCAAGTCAAACTGGCTATGGAATTTATCTTGGTACCACACCTTGACCTCAGGATAGAGAAAACCTGGATCAGCATTCCATACATCTCTCAGTGCTGCCCTGCTGTCAACTAATTTTGGACCGATCTTCATCCTGTTAAGAAGATCACCTACTCTTCGTTGCCTGGCAGGCCCCAACACAACACATGGTGATAGTGCCAGGAAATCCTTAACATCCCGTAAACATGGCAGAACATCCCCTTTAAGCAACGCACATGCAAATACTTGCAGCCGGCTTGTGTTATCTTTGATAGGTAAGCTATGCAATGGAAGCTGCCAATTATGTCGAGAAAAGATCGGACTAACGTAACAGTAGACTTGGTCATTCAGTGGGTCATAATACGGTTTTGGATCTTCCAATGGCGCAGAGAAGGTGCAGAGAGAACTAGCATACTTTAAAAGCCACCCTGGCTTTACAGTTGTTACACCATGCATGTATAACCTCTTTGTATTAAGTAGCTCCGAGTAAACTACAAGCTCTGGGGCAACTTGGGCAACAGACGATGATCGGTGCAGATATATTGTATCATCAAGTGCACAAGACTGATAACGAACAGCTCGAACCTTTCGATCAGCTTCTGATAATTTGGAATAGGTGCGAATCCTCCTTGCAACTCTATCAGCCCATCCAGCACAAATTCCTTGCCCAAGAAGTTCCTCTTCATTCAATTGCAATACTTTTTTACTGTGCTCATTCCTCCAGGCCTGTTCAACATCATCAGAATCACCCGAATTCCAAGCAAATTCCTCGCAAAACTTGCTGTGGTGAAATATTAACCGCAGAAGCTGCTTTCTCAATTTTGACATCTCTTCCAtggttttaagatgaagtgaatTAGCTCTGCAGAATTCCATTGGGTTTTCTGACAACTCAAAGAACTGTAGGGCACGGGCAATGGTTAAAGCATCACTGCTAGGGTTAGAAAATTTTTCCCGTGCCTCTCTAACCACAGCCTTGAGCTTCTTCTGTCTCTTCCTTTCACATGGACCATTAGCTTCCGGATTAGTGTTTTCTTCTGATTCACCATTAGTATCACATTCATCCAATTGCTTGAGAAAAGGATTAGTAAAACTCAAAGctgatgcagcagcagcagcatatcCCAGTATGAAGTTAGATCTAGCAAAGCCTTGCTGCTGGCTCTTCAAATTCTTAATCACTGTCAGAAGAAGACGAGAATGTCTTGGGCTCATGGGGTACTGCGCCATAGCCTTCCCCATA is a window encoding:
- the LOC8068611 gene encoding uncharacterized protein LOC8068611; this encodes MGTHGTSRGLTLPACSRSPPQLSFSPPLSKVTNAMSPGGGRVGDGSEKPPPPTPGAHPRYIPKRGSVLKGIVRGVLDLISTPIGAPANSGGHRVRPAPVGEGGDGAVQGK